A single Pseudodesulfovibrio aespoeensis Aspo-2 DNA region contains:
- the argB gene encoding acetylglutamate kinase, giving the protein MKRYQLQARSIIETLPFISEFYGKTIVIKYGGNAMIDESLKRAFALNIILLKYIGINPVVVHGGGPQIGKMLKALNIESHFREGYRVTDDATMDVVEMVLVGKVNKEIVNLINLHGGRAVGLSGKDGMLIMAEPKELTVEKKDAPPEIIDLGKVGEVREVNIALITSLQRDGFIPVIAPVGVDDEGNTYNINADSVAGAVAAALGAKRLHLLTDVPGLLDTDGSLISSLTTREAFEAIESGVVTGGMIPKIKCCIEAVAEVEKAAILDGRVENCILLELFTKSGIGTEVIK; this is encoded by the coding sequence ATGAAGCGGTATCAGCTTCAGGCCAGGTCCATCATCGAGACATTGCCGTTCATTTCGGAATTTTACGGCAAGACCATTGTCATCAAGTATGGCGGCAACGCGATGATTGATGAGAGTTTGAAGCGGGCGTTTGCGCTCAACATCATCCTGCTCAAGTATATCGGGATCAATCCGGTGGTGGTGCATGGCGGCGGGCCGCAGATAGGCAAGATGCTCAAGGCGCTCAACATCGAGTCGCATTTTCGCGAGGGGTACCGGGTCACGGACGACGCCACCATGGACGTGGTGGAGATGGTGCTGGTTGGCAAGGTCAACAAGGAGATCGTCAACCTGATCAATCTGCACGGCGGGCGCGCGGTAGGTCTTTCGGGCAAGGACGGCATGCTGATCATGGCCGAGCCCAAGGAACTGACCGTGGAAAAGAAGGACGCCCCGCCTGAGATCATCGACCTGGGCAAGGTGGGCGAGGTGCGCGAGGTGAACATCGCGCTCATCACCTCGCTGCAACGCGATGGGTTCATCCCGGTCATCGCGCCGGTGGGCGTGGACGACGAGGGCAACACATACAACATCAACGCGGATTCCGTGGCCGGGGCTGTGGCTGCCGCCCTTGGGGCCAAGCGGCTGCACCTGCTGACCGATGTGCCGGGGTTGCTGGACACGGACGGCAGCCTCATTTCGTCGCTGACCACGCGCGAGGCGTTCGAGGCCATCGAGTCGGGCGTGGTTACGGGCGGCATGATTCCCAAGATCAAGTGCTGCATCGAGGCCGTGGCCGAGGTGGAGAAGGCGGCCATCCTTGATGGCCGGGTCGAGAACTGCATTCTTTTGGAGTTGTTCACGAAATCAGGGATTGGAACCGAAGTCATCAAGTAG
- a CDS encoding molybdopterin molybdotransferase MoeA, with the protein MSQPNTPHGFFTIISRPRFEELLRQFPPLESEQCGLSESSGRVLTEDLIAEHDWPLLDRSCMDGFAVNARDAFGASETNPAYLECTATLSIDVVPDTPLGPGECARIPTGGVLPEGADAVIMIEHTGEMDGTTIEVRKSAAPGENVMLRGEDARQGQIALARGTVMRPQEIGLAAALGFQEMALGRRPRVGIVSTGDELVGVRQMPRPGQVRDVNSHTVAALVAQAGGIPVHYGLVRDELESLTEALTKAVAETDVVLLSGGSSIGVRDLTVAALEELGDSAILAHGVALSPGKPTILGRASGKPAIGLPGQVTSALVVMHVLILPLLRHLQGDRNAFDTTLRPVLQAELARNVASKPGREDYVRIRLEPRAGALPLAHPVLGKSGLLRTMLQAHGLATIPAESEGLDQGRLIDVWIV; encoded by the coding sequence ATGAGCCAGCCTAACACGCCCCACGGATTTTTCACCATCATCAGCCGCCCCAGGTTCGAGGAGCTGCTCCGGCAGTTCCCGCCCCTTGAGAGCGAGCAATGCGGTCTGTCCGAATCCTCGGGCCGGGTACTGACCGAGGATCTGATCGCCGAACACGACTGGCCCCTGCTCGACCGCTCGTGCATGGACGGTTTTGCCGTCAACGCGCGGGATGCCTTTGGCGCGAGCGAAACCAACCCCGCGTATCTGGAATGCACGGCCACCCTGTCCATCGACGTGGTGCCGGACACCCCGCTCGGTCCGGGGGAATGCGCCAGGATACCCACGGGCGGCGTGCTGCCCGAGGGTGCGGACGCGGTGATCATGATCGAACACACCGGCGAGATGGACGGCACAACCATTGAGGTGCGCAAGAGCGCGGCTCCGGGCGAGAACGTCATGCTGCGCGGCGAGGACGCCCGCCAGGGACAGATCGCTCTGGCGCGGGGCACGGTCATGCGTCCGCAGGAGATCGGGCTGGCCGCGGCGCTCGGCTTTCAGGAGATGGCTCTGGGCAGGCGTCCGCGCGTGGGCATAGTGTCCACGGGCGATGAGCTGGTCGGCGTCAGGCAGATGCCCCGGCCCGGCCAGGTGCGCGACGTGAACAGCCACACCGTGGCCGCGCTGGTGGCCCAGGCGGGCGGCATCCCGGTGCACTACGGGCTGGTCAGGGACGAGTTGGAGAGCCTGACCGAGGCGCTGACCAAGGCCGTGGCCGAAACCGACGTGGTGCTGCTCTCAGGCGGCAGCTCCATCGGGGTGCGCGACCTGACAGTGGCGGCCCTGGAGGAACTGGGCGACTCGGCCATCCTGGCCCACGGCGTGGCCTTGAGCCCAGGCAAGCCGACCATCCTGGGCCGCGCCTCTGGCAAGCCGGCCATCGGCCTGCCGGGTCAGGTGACCTCGGCCCTGGTGGTCATGCATGTGCTCATCCTGCCGCTGCTGCGCCACTTGCAGGGCGACCGCAACGCCTTTGACACCACGCTGCGGCCCGTGCTCCAGGCCGAGCTGGCCCGCAACGTGGCCTCCAAGCCGGGCCGCGAGGACTATGTGCGCATCAGGCTTGAGCCGCGCGCAGGCGCGCTGCCGCTGGCCCATCCCGTGCTGGGCAAGTCGGGCCTCTTGCGGACCATGCTCCAGGCCCACGGGCTGGCCACAATCCCTGCCGAATCCGAAGGGCTGGACCAGGGACGGTTGATTGATGTGTGGATCGTGTAA
- a CDS encoding bacteriohemerythrin, with amino-acid sequence MSYPDWTDVLDIGLPILDDQHKQLLAVADDLLNAIARDEGEAALKDTFERLKAYTRYHFKEEEAYMTRIGYPGQSEHSAEHVLLLIRVNTLWRLIESGQIVSPKGISLFINDWIVEHIMHKDAMIGEYARALRQP; translated from the coding sequence ATGTCCTACCCCGACTGGACCGACGTGCTCGACATAGGGTTGCCGATTCTCGACGACCAGCACAAGCAGCTCCTGGCTGTGGCCGACGATCTGCTGAACGCCATCGCCCGCGACGAGGGCGAGGCAGCGCTCAAGGACACCTTTGAACGGCTCAAGGCGTATACCCGGTACCACTTCAAGGAGGAAGAGGCGTACATGACGCGGATCGGGTATCCCGGCCAGAGCGAGCACTCGGCGGAGCATGTGTTGCTGCTGATCCGGGTGAACACCTTGTGGCGGCTCATCGAATCGGGCCAGATCGTGTCACCCAAGGGCATCTCCCTGTTCATCAATGACTGGATCGTGGAGCACATCATGCACAAGGACGCGATGATCGGCGAATACGCCAGGGCGTTGCGCCAACCCTAG
- a CDS encoding NADase-type glycan-binding domain-containing protein: MHHTRTANFVLFRAHVPALVLLLAMLLWPSVASALDVTVKVSSVKVDFGLPHAPENLLDDNPATAWVSGGIGPGVGQWIDLIFGLPTRVERLGIYNGHQGEGLFQEYRRIRSGRVLYPDGTETRFWLRDEPGEQLVECSGRPYKSLRIVVDEVFPKGELTAKVKLAVSEIKLYLSLMAAPGGESERDVPDPARLAAPPPSDPAAAVPEPLIALLREFYVRQTTLADDFAELFAADVRDRNDFQFEVFKETQRQLGTLRTLRTAEVDTSGLGFEMVRSEGNFAEVRVFGAYRVKVANLDRNLDEDSVFVVVKDPEGWKIVELDGQDGY; the protein is encoded by the coding sequence ATGCATCATACGCGCACCGCCAATTTCGTCTTGTTCCGGGCCCATGTTCCGGCCCTGGTCCTCCTGCTGGCCATGCTCCTCTGGCCGTCCGTTGCCAGCGCCCTTGACGTGACCGTCAAGGTGTCGAGCGTCAAGGTGGATTTCGGCCTGCCCCACGCGCCTGAAAATCTGCTGGACGACAATCCGGCCACGGCCTGGGTCAGCGGCGGAATCGGGCCGGGTGTGGGCCAGTGGATCGACCTGATCTTCGGGCTGCCCACGCGCGTGGAGCGGCTGGGCATCTACAACGGCCATCAGGGCGAGGGGCTGTTTCAGGAGTACCGGCGCATCCGCTCTGGCCGGGTGCTCTACCCGGACGGCACCGAGACGCGGTTCTGGCTGCGCGACGAGCCGGGCGAGCAGTTGGTCGAGTGCAGCGGCAGGCCTTACAAATCCCTGCGCATCGTGGTGGACGAGGTCTTTCCCAAAGGTGAATTGACGGCCAAGGTCAAGCTGGCCGTGTCCGAAATCAAGCTCTACCTCTCGCTCATGGCCGCGCCCGGCGGCGAGTCGGAGCGCGACGTGCCGGACCCCGCGCGGCTGGCAGCCCCGCCCCCGTCAGACCCCGCCGCTGCCGTGCCCGAGCCGCTCATCGCGCTGCTGCGCGAGTTCTACGTCAGGCAGACGACTCTGGCCGACGATTTTGCCGAGCTCTTTGCCGCGGATGTGCGCGACCGCAACGATTTTCAGTTCGAGGTCTTCAAGGAGACCCAGCGTCAGCTCGGCACCCTGCGCACCCTGCGCACTGCGGAGGTGGACACCTCGGGCCTCGGATTCGAGATGGTCCGCAGCGAGGGCAACTTCGCCGAGGTCCGCGTCTTTGGCGCCTACCGCGTCAAGGTGGCGAACCTGGACAGGAATCTGGATGAGGATTCGGTCTTCGTGGTGGTCAAGGATCCGGAGGGGTGGAAGATCGTCGAACTGGATGGACAGGACGGCTATTAA